One window of the Rhipicephalus sanguineus isolate Rsan-2018 chromosome 2, BIME_Rsan_1.4, whole genome shotgun sequence genome contains the following:
- the LOC119381043 gene encoding uncharacterized protein K02A2.6-like: protein MCGDYRSTVNASIKPTAYPLPTVAELLAILRGGQIFSKIDLTQAYQQLHFDKATSEMLTINTIKGLYAVKRLPFGVSASPSIFQRFMDTLLAGLPGLCAYLDDILIMGASNEEHLDRLEAVLQRLQQAGLKANKEKCIFGVREVQFLGYGVSSKGVEPTSEKVEEITSHQNQQTSRNYSLF from the coding sequence ATGTGCGGGGACTATAGAAGCACAGTGAATGCGAGCATCAAGCCCACAGCGTATCCCCTGCCAACGGTAGCTGAGTTGCTGGCAATTCTTCGGGGTGGACAGATATTCTCCAAGATTGATTTAACACAGGCTTATCAACAACTGCACTTCGACAAGGCCACTTCAGAAATGCTGACCATCAATACAATTAAAGgcttgtacgcagtgaaacggcTACCATTCGGCGTTTCAGCATCACCATCTATATTCCAACGCTTCATGGATACTCTGCTCGCTGGATTGCCCGGGCTTTGCGCCTATTTGGACGACATCCTCATCATGGGAGCGTCGAATGAAGAGCATTTAGATCGTCTGGAAGCAGTTCTGCAGCGTTTGCAACAAGCAGGCCTTAAAGCCAACAAAGAAAAGTGCATATTTGGTGTACGTGAAGTGCAGTTCCTGGGATACGGAGTGAGCTCTAAGGGAGTTGAGCCAACGTCTGAAAAGGTCGAAGAAATAACGAGTCACCAGAACCAGCAAACAAGTCGGAACTACAGTCTTTTTTAG